A region from the Salvia splendens isolate huo1 chromosome 15, SspV2, whole genome shotgun sequence genome encodes:
- the LOC121769465 gene encoding EID1-like F-box protein 2, producing the protein MHITKQYRCVHSAACVCTKGHLSEEVIFLVFNHLNWNPKLIVALSCTCKWLDDLAKRVLWKEFCKTRAPKMMSDLHSSGSHIVDGSWRALGKLLIYCSGCKKDGLFNRVHVPGHFVYRTRFSRTSGKSFLLSQCRTDVLYISDPCEHLDQGEEGDIGFFRGIFKSFATSKVRKLLISRGAPLHPKEVCPYCKAKLWNMQAANMIPSSASCRLGAYDDCIEYYVCLNGHVLGICTLLPLSDTDEASEE; encoded by the coding sequence ATGCATATCACGAAGCAATATCGCTGTGTACACTCTGCAGCCTGTGTTTGTACCAAAGGGCACCTTAGTGAAGAAGTGATCTTCTTAGTTTTCAACCATTTGAATTGGAACCCTAAGCTGATAGTTGCCCTTTCTTGCACGTGCAAATGGCTAGACGATCTCGCCAAACGAGTCCTCTGGAAGGAGTTCTGCAAGACACGGGCTCCTAAGATGATGTCCGATCTCCACTCCAGCGGAAGCCATATCGTGGATGGGAGCTGGAGGGCCCTCGGCAAGCTTCTCATATACTGCTCCGGATGCAAGAAAGACGGGCTGTTCAACCGCGTCCATGTCCCCGGCCATTTCGTGTACAGGACACGTTTCTCAAGGACGTCGGGGAAGAGCTTTCTCCTATCGCAATGCAGGACAGACGTCTTGTACATCTCCGACCCCTGTGAGCATCTCGACCAAGGGGAGGAAGGGGATATAGGGTTTTTCCGGGGGATCTTCAAATCCTTTGCGACGTCTAAAGTCAGGAAACTGTTGATCAGCCGGGGTGCCCCGTTGCATCCGAAGGAGGTGTGTCCCTACTGCAAGGCGAAGCTGTGGAACATGCAGGCGGCCAACATGATACCCTCGAGCGCCAGCTGCAGGCTGGGCGCGTACGATGACTGCATCGAGTATTATGTGTGTCTCAACGGACACGTGCTCGGGATATGCACCTTGTTGCCTTTATCTGATACAGATGAAGCATCTGAGGAGTGA
- the LOC121767477 gene encoding pentatricopeptide repeat-containing protein At3g29290-like, with product MAEVLSAPPSCSVTVHPSIRDFRIPFRCINCSAYFDFGWKMNMNSVSAKNHGFGVVALAENSYLRTVRHRGSFLLCKSIDSKVSRGMRSNVASLELRELVCEGEKEGLDGNGSKNILPPWGGLADRELDDRNCLDVRAPMPLKAGNESMDEIHYLEERDEEVLSNRILKLSRANKVRSALSLYRSMVISGLLPRSHACNSLLTCLLRNRRLDDALRVFEFMKSSDIATGHTYSLVLKAVADVHVALTMFEEAERDGRTKKHMDVVVYNTMIAMCGKVNDWVQAERMWRSLRDNGCVGTTVTYRMLVCIFVRCGQNELALDAHHEMVQNGLSPDDDAMQAVIGACTREGKWDTALDILQTMLGNDMNPSLVTCNALINSLGKAGKVDLAFNVYELLKSLGYAPDAYTWNGLLCALNRANRHSDALHLFESIRKEHSSVLNLHIYNTCLMSCQRLGLWDRAMQLLWQMEGAGFPISVTSYNLVIGACEAAKKPKVALQVYKHMVQQKQNPDVFTLLSLIRSCIWGSLWKDVEEILNAEPNGSLYNAAIQGSCLRKEIDLARRLYEKMREIGLKPDGKTRAMMLQNLPRC from the exons ATGGCGGAGGTACTGAGTGCTCCACCATCATGTTCTGTTACAGTTCATCCAAGCATTCGTGATTTTAGGATCCCTTTTCGGTGCATCAATTGCTCTGCATATTTTGATTTTGGATGGAAGATGAATATGAATTCTGTTTCGGCCAAAAATCATGGTTTTGGTGTGGTGGCATTGGCTGAAAACTCATATTTAAGAACTGTTAGACATCGGGGGAGTTTTCTGCTATGCAAGTCAATAGACAGTAAAGTTTCGCGAGGTATGCGAAGCAATGTTGCAAGTCTTGAGCTTAGGGAGTTGGTTTGTGAGGGAGAGAAAGAGGGTCTTGATGGGAATGGCTCCAAAAACATATTGCCACCTTGGGGTGGTTTGGCTGATCGAGAATTGGATGATCGGAACTGTTTGGATGTTCGTGCACCGATGCCTTTGAAGGCCGGTAATGAGAGTATGGATGAGATACACTATTTGGAGGAGAGAGATGAGGAAGTCTTGTCAAATAGGATTCTGAAGCTGAGTCGGGCGAATAAAGTGAGGAGTGCATTGTCATTGTATAGATCAATGGTCATTTCTGGTCTGCTGCCTCGTTCACATGCTTGTAATTCCCTTCTCACGTGTCTGTTGAGGAATAGAAGGCTAGATGATGCCTTGAGAGTGTTTGAATTCATGAAGTCGAGTGATATCGCCACTGGCCACACTTACAGCTTGGTTTTGAAAGCAGTGGCTGATGTTCATGTGGCCTTAACCATGTTCGAGGAAGCAGAAAGGGACGGCAGGACCAAGAAACACATGGATGTGGTTGTTTACAACACTATGATAGCGATGTGTGGGAAGGTGAACGACTGGGTTCAGGCTGAGAGGATGTGGAGAAGTTTGAGAGACAATGGCTGTGTAGGGACAACAGTCACGTACCGTATGCTGGTCTGCATATTCGTCCGCTGTGGTCAGAACGAGCTAGCTCTTGATGCCCATCATGAGATGGTTCAAAACGGGTTGAGCCCAGATGATGACGCTATGCAAGCTGTTATAGGGGCGTGCACGAGGGAGGGGAAATGGGATACAGCTCTCGATATCTTGCAGACCATGCTGGGAAACGATATGAACCCAAGTCTCGTTACTTGTAATGCTCTGATCAATTCACTCGGGAAAGCAGGCAAGGTTGATCTTGCATTCAACGTGTACGAGCTCTTGAAGTCGTTGGGGTATGCACCCGATGCATACACGTGGAACGGCCTGCTCTGTGCGCTGAACAGAGCAAACCGACACTCTGATGCTCTTCATCTCTTCGAGAGCATTAGGAAAGAGCACAGTTCCGTGTTGAACCTGCATATATACAACACTTGTTTGATGTCTTGCCAGAGGCTTGGATTATGGGATAGGGCAATGCAGCTGCTATGGCAGATGGAAGGGGCCGGTTTCCCCATCTCTGTCACATCGTACAATCTTGTCATCGGAGCTTGTGAGGCCGCAAAGAAGCCGAAGGTCGCGTTGCAAGTGTACAAGCACATGGTTCAGCAGAAACAAAATCCGGATGTATTCACTCTCTTGTCGTTGATAAGAAGCTGCATTTGGGGTTCCCTTTGGAAAGACGTGGAGGAAATTCTAAAT GCAGAACCAAATGGATCTCTATACAATGCTGCTATACAGGGATCATGCTTGAGGAAGGAGATTGATTTGGCGAGGAGATTGTACGAGAAAATGCGCGAGATCGGCCTCAAACCCGATGGAAAAACCCGGGCTATGATGCTGCAGAACTTGCCAAGATGTTGA
- the LOC121767479 gene encoding membrane-anchored ubiquitin-fold protein 2-like: MATSIATLKENIIAEWPTEKEDWPHTVKDIKLISAGRVLENSRSVGECRSQLYDIPGGVTMHVVVQTHETKPQTDPKQSKCACVIL, encoded by the exons ATGGCCACGAGTATCGCTACCTTGAAGGAGAATATCATAGCAGAATGGCCTACAG AGAAAGAAGACTGGCCGCATACAGTAAAAGACATCAAGTTGATCAGTGCAGGGAGGGTACTGGAGAACAGCAGAAGTGTGGGCGAATGCAGGAGCCAGTTGTATGATATCCCTGGAGGCGTCACCATGCACGTTGTCGTTCAAACACACG AAACAAAACCACAAACTGATCCGAAGCAGAGCAAATGCGCGTGTGTGATATTATGA
- the LOC121767478 gene encoding probable galacturonosyltransferase 14: MQLHFSPSMRSITISSNNSGGNGNGGGDLMKIKVAARHVSYRTLFHSILILAFLLPFAFILTALVTLEGVNKCSSIDCLGRRLGPKLLGRSNDSGRMVKDFVKILNQVNSEKVPDTLKIPESYNQLLSEMKNNKYSTKDFALILKGMMERSERDIRQSKFAELMNKHFAASAIPKSIHCLSLRLTDEYSSNAHARRQLPAPELLPLLSDNSYHHFVLSTDNILAAAVVVTSAVQNSANPEKIVFHVITDKKTYAGMHSWFSLHPLPPAIVEVKGVHQFDWLTRENVPVLEAVENHYGIRNYYHGNHIAGANLSDTTPRTFASKLQARSPKYISLLNHLRIYLPELFPNLDKVVFLDDDIVIQRDLSPLWEIDLNGKVNGAVETCKGEDEWVMSKRLRNYFNFSHPLIAKNLNPDDCAWAYGMNIFDMHQWRKTNIRDTYHSWLKENLKSNLTLWKLGTLPPALIAFKGHVHPIDPSWHMLGLGYQNKTNIENVKKAAVIHYNGQSKPWLEIGFEHLRPFWTKYVNYSSDFIRNCHILE; the protein is encoded by the exons ATGCAGCTGCACTTCTCACCTAGCATGAGAAGTATAACGATTTCATCAAACAACAGTggaggaaatggaaatggaggTGGAGATTTGATGAAGATCAAGGTCGCAGCTCGCCACGTTTCGTATCGCACGCTGTTCCACAGCATTCTGATTCTCGCGTTTTTGTTGCCGTTTGCGTTCATTCTAACGGCTCTTGTCACCCTTGAAGGTGTCAACAAGTGCTCGTCGATTG ATTGTTTAGGACGTCGGTTAGGACCAAAGCTTCTTGGTAGATCCAATGATTCAGGG AGGATGGTGAAGGACTTTGTTAAGATTTTGAATCAAGTAAACTCTGAGAAAGTCCCTGACACTTTGAAGATCCCAGAGTCTTATAATCAGCTTCTTTCTGAAATGAAAAACAACAAGTACAGTACAAAGGACTTTGCCCTGATTCTAAAAGGGATG ATGGAGAGATCTGAAAGGGATATAAGGCAGTCCAAGTTCGCCGAGCTTATGAACAAACACTTTGCAGCTAGTGCCATACCCAAGAGCATTCATTGCCTTTCACTGAGGCTGACTGATGAGTATTCTTCCAATGCTCATGCACGCAGGCAGTTACCTGCTCCGGAGTTACTTCCTTTGCTCTCTGACAACTCCTACCATCACTTTGTGTTATCCACAGACAACATTCTTGCTGCTGCAGTTGTTGTAACATCCGCTGTGCAGAATTCTGCAAATCCTGAAAAGATAGTTTTCCATGTGATAACTGACAAGAAAACTTATGCTGGCATGCATTCATGGTTTTCCCTTCATCCTTTGCCTCCTGCTATAGTTGAAGTAAAAGGTGTACATCAGTTTGATTGGTTAACAAGAGAGAATGTTCCAGTGCTTGAAGCTGTGGAAAACCACTATGGTATTAGGAATTACTACCATGGGAATCACATTGCTGGGGCCAATCTTAGTGATACGACCCCACGAACATTTGCATCCAAATTACAGGCTAGAAGTCCAAAGTACATATCATTGCTTAACCATCTCCGCATATATCTCCCAGAG CTATTCCCGAACCTTGATAAAGTGGTTTTCCTGGATGATGATATCGTAATTCAACGAGATCTGTCTCCTCTCTGGGAAATTGACCTTAATGGAAAAGTAAATGGAGCTGTTGAAACTTGTAAAGGTGAGGATGAGTGGGTTATGTCCAAGCGACTCAGGAACTATTTCAACTTCTCTCATCCACTTATAGCAAAGAACTTAAATCCGGATGACTGTGCATGGGCATATGGGATGAATATTTTTGACATGCATCAGTGGAGAAAGACAAATATTAGAGATACTTATCACTCCTGGCTTAAAGAG AATCTTAAGTCAAACCTCACATTATGGAAACTTGGAACTCTTCCCCCAGCTTTGATTGCTTTCAAGGGTCATGTTCATCCAATCGATCCTTCCTGGCACATGCTTGGGTTGGGTTATCAGAACAAGACAAATATTGAAAATGTGAAAAAGGCAGCCGTGATCCACTACAACGGCCAGTCAAAACCATGGTTGGAGATTGGATTTGAGCATCTCCGACCGTTCTGGACAAAATACGTAAACTACTCTAGTGATTTCATAAGGAACTGCCACATCTTGGAGTAG
- the LOC121769120 gene encoding alpha-1,4 glucan phosphorylase L isozyme, chloroplastic/amyloplastic-like isoform X2, producing the protein MATSSTGGTAIACSRLIHVTSRCRSSKVLLLKRGKPSFCIRCVSSEPKPRLLDPITEAGVGSNLEASPADAASIASNIKYHAEFTPLFSPETFAPSKAFFATAQSVRDALIVNWNATYDHCEKVNVKQAYYLSMEFLQGRALLNAIGNLELTGEYAEALQKLGHTLETVASQEPDAALGNGGLGRLASCFLDSLATLNYPASGYGLRYKYGLFKQLITKDGQEEVAENWLEIGNPWEIVRNDIAYPVKFFGKVVTGSDGNKNWIGGEDILAVAYDVPIPGYKTKTTISLRLWSTKVPSDQLDLCAFNAGEHTKACQAKANAEKICYILYPGDESEEGKILRLKQQYTLCSASLQDIIARFERRSGGNVRWEELPDKVAVQMNDTHPTLCIPELVRILMDLKSLNWETAWRITQRTVAYTNHTVLPEALEKWSYDLMQSLLPRHVEIIEMIDEQLIGEIISEYGTSTPDILKKKLEAMRILENLDLPASVVELFAKENVSHMDETVEEVESIVEVKTTEKDDKETPKKKKVVNKEPAPLPPKMVRMANLSVVGGHAVNGVAEIHSEIVKGEVFNDFFQVWPKKFQNKTNGVTPRRWIHFCNPDLSAVITKWIGTDDWVLKTEKLAELRKFADNKDLHIEWTAAKKSNKIKVASLIKQRTGYSVNPDAMFDIQVKRIHEYKRQLLNILGIVYRYKKMKEMTAAEREAKFVPRVCMFGGKAFATYVQAKRIVKFITDVGATINHDPDIGDLLKVIFVPDYNVSVAELLIPASELSQHISGTSNMKFAMNGCVLIGTLDGANVEIRQEVGDDNFFLFGAQAPEIAGLRKERAEGKFVPDPRFEEVKKFVRSGAFGAYNYDELLGSLEGNEGFGRGDYFLVGKDFPSYIECQERVDEAYRDQKRWTKMSILNTAGSYKFSSDRTIHEYAREIWNINPLQIN; encoded by the exons ATGGCGACTTCCTCGACCGGTGGAACGGCGATCGCGTGCTCTAGGCTGATTCATGTCACCTCCAGATGCCGCAGCTCCAAGGTGTTGCTGCTGAAGAGGGGAAAGCCGTCGTTCTGCATCCGCTGCGTCTCCAGCGAACCAAAGCCGAGGCTGCTCGATCCAATCACTGAAGCAG GAGTGGGGAGCAATTTGGAGGCTTCTCCTGCTGATGCTGCGTCAATTGCATCGAACATCAAATATCACGCAGAGTTCACGCCGTTGTTTTCCCCTGAGACCTTTGCTCCGTCGAAAGCTTTCTTTGCCACTGCGCAAAGCGTGCGGGATGCGCTTATTGTTAATTGGAATGCAACGTATGATCACTGCGAAAAAGTGAATGTGAAGCAAGCCTACTATTTGTCTATGGAATTTCTACAG GGTAGAGCCTTGCTGAATGCGATTGGTAATTTGGAGCTCACTGGTGAATATGCAGAGGCTCTGCAAAAGCTTGGTCATACTTTGGAAACTGTAGCTTCTCAG GAACCAGATGCTGCTCTTGGAAATGGTGGTCTAGGCCGGCTTGCTTCCTGTTTTCTGGACTCTTTGGCAACCTTGAATTATCCAGCATCAGGCTATGGCCTGAGGTACAAGTATGGCCTATTTAAGCAGCTAATTACCAAGGATGGCCAAGAGGAGGTTGCTGAAAATTGGCTTGAA ATTGGAAATCCTTGGGAAATTGTTAGAAATGATATCGCCTATCCAGTCAAATTTTTTGGAAAAGTCGTGACTGGTTCGGATGGGAATAAGAACTGGATCGGTGGGGAAGATATACTGGCTGTTGCATATGATGTGCCAATACCAGGATATAAGACCAAAACAACAATCAGTCTCAGGTTGTGGTCCACCAAAGTTCCTTCTGACCAACTGGATTTATGCGCCTTCAATGCTGGAGAACACACTAAAGCATGTCAGGCCAAAGCTAACGCAGAGAAA ATCTGCTATATTCTTTACCCTGGGGATGAATCTGAAGAAGGAAAGATTCTTCGACTAAAACAACAATATACACTATGCTCGGCTTCTCTCCAAGACATTATTGCCCGGTTTGAGAGGAGATCTGGTGGAAATGTGAGATGGGAAGAGCTTCCTGATAAAGTTGCTGTTCAGATGAATGACACACATCCTACACTATGTATCCCAGAACTTGTGAGAATTTTGATGGACTTGAAGAGCTTGAATTGGGAAACTGCTTGGAGGATTACCCAGAG AACTGTGGCGTATACGAACCACACTGTTTTGCCTGAGGCCCTGGAGAAATGGAGTTATGATTTAATGCAAAGTCTGCTTCCAAGACATGTAGAGATCATAGAGATGATCGATGAACAG CTAATTGGAGAAATAATATCAGAATACGGAACATCAACTCCAGATATTTTGAAAAAGAAATTGGAAGCAATGAGAATTTTGGAAAATCTTGATCTGCCTGCTTCTGTTGTCGAATTATTTGCCAAAGAAAATGTAAGCCATATGGATGAGACAGTTGAGGAAGTGGAATCTATTGTTGAAGTCAAAACTACTGAAAAAGATGACAAGGAAAcaccaaagaagaaaaaagttgTAAATAAGGAACCTGCTCCTCTACCACCAAAAATGGTCCGGATGGCTAACCTTAGTGTTGTTGGTGGTCATGCTGTGAATGGGGTGGCCGAGATCCACAGTGAAATAGTTAAAGGAGAAGTATTTAATGATTTTTTCCAG GTGTGGCCTAAGAAGTTTCAGAATAAAACAAATGGGGTAACCCCCAGGAGGTGGATCCATTTCTGCAACCCAGATCTAAGCGCTGTAATAACTAAGTGGATTGGAACTGACGACTGGGTTCTGAAAACTGAGAAATTGGCAGAACTGCGGAAG TTCGCAGATAATAAGGATCTCCATATTGAATGGACTGCTGCaaaaaaatccaacaaaattaaGGTTGCATCACTCATTAAACAAAGAACTGGATATTCAGTTAACCCTGATGCAATGTTTGACATCCAG GTGAAACGTATTCATGAATATAAGCGGCAACTATTAAACATTTTGGGAATTGTTTATcgttataaaaaaatgaaagaaatgaCTGCAGCTGAAAGAGAAGCAAAGTTTGTTCCGCGAGTATGTATGTTTGGAGGAAAAGCATTTGCAACTTACGTACAAGCCAAGAGAATTGTAAAATTTATAACAGATGTTGGGGCCACCATAAATCATGATCCAGATATTGGCGACTTGTTGAAG GTCATATTCGTTCCAGATTACAATGTGAGTGTCGCTGAATTGTTAATTCCGGCAAGTGAGCTTTCACAACATATCAG TGGAACCAGCAATATGAAGTTTGCAATGAATGGCTGTGTCTTGATCGGGACGCTGGATGGTGCCAATGTGGAAATTAGGCAGGAAGTAGGAGATGACAACTTTTTCCTCTTTGGTGCTCAAGCCCCTGAGATAGCAGGACTTCGAAAGGAAAGAGCAGAGGGCAAG TTTGTACCAGATCCACGCTTCGAAGAAGTGAAAAAGTTTGTGAGAAGTGGTGCTTTTGGCGCTTATAACTACGACGAACTGCTAGGTTCTCTGGAAGGCAACGAAGGATTCGGGCGTGGGGACTACTTTCTGGTGGGCAAGGATTTCCCTAGCTATATCGAATGCCAAGAGAGAGTGGATGAAGCTTATCGAGATCAAAAG AGATGGACGAAGATGTCGATATTGAATACGGCTGGTTCCTACAAGTTCAGCAGCGATAGAACGATTCACGAGTATGCAAGGGAGATTTGGAACATCAACCCCTTGCAAATAAATTAG
- the LOC121769120 gene encoding alpha-1,4 glucan phosphorylase L isozyme, chloroplastic/amyloplastic-like isoform X1 → MATSSTGGTAIACSRLIHVTSRCRSSKVLLLKRGKPSFCIRCVSSEPKPRLLDPITEAGVGSNLEASPADAASIASNIKYHAEFTPLFSPETFAPSKAFFATAQSVRDALIVNWNATYDHCEKVNVKQAYYLSMEFLQGRALLNAIGNLELTGEYAEALQKLGHTLETVASQEPDAALGNGGLGRLASCFLDSLATLNYPASGYGLRYKYGLFKQLITKDGQEEVAENWLEIGNPWEIVRNDIAYPVKFFGKVVTGSDGNKNWIGGEDILAVAYDVPIPGYKTKTTISLRLWSTKVPSDQLDLCAFNAGEHTKACQAKANAEKICYILYPGDESEEGKILRLKQQYTLCSASLQDIIARFERRSGGNVRWEELPDKVAVQMNDTHPTLCIPELVRILMDLKSLNWETAWRITQRTVAYTNHTVLPEALEKWSYDLMQSLLPRHVEIIEMIDEQLIGEIISEYGTSTPDILKKKLEAMRILENLDLPASVVELFAKENVSHMDETVEEVESIVEVKTTEKDDKETPKKKKVVNKEPAPLPPKMVRMANLSVVGGHAVNGVAEIHSEIVKGEVFNDFFQVWPKKFQNKTNGVTPRRWIHFCNPDLSAVITKWIGTDDWVLKTEKLAELRKFADNKDLHIEWTAAKKSNKIKVASLIKQRTGYSVNPDAMFDIQVKRIHEYKRQLLNILGIVYRYKKMKEMTAAEREAKFVPRVCMFGGKAFATYVQAKRIVKFITDVGATINHDPDIGDLLKVIFVPDYNVSVAELLIPASELSQHISTAGMEASGTSNMKFAMNGCVLIGTLDGANVEIRQEVGDDNFFLFGAQAPEIAGLRKERAEGKFVPDPRFEEVKKFVRSGAFGAYNYDELLGSLEGNEGFGRGDYFLVGKDFPSYIECQERVDEAYRDQKRWTKMSILNTAGSYKFSSDRTIHEYAREIWNINPLQIN, encoded by the exons ATGGCGACTTCCTCGACCGGTGGAACGGCGATCGCGTGCTCTAGGCTGATTCATGTCACCTCCAGATGCCGCAGCTCCAAGGTGTTGCTGCTGAAGAGGGGAAAGCCGTCGTTCTGCATCCGCTGCGTCTCCAGCGAACCAAAGCCGAGGCTGCTCGATCCAATCACTGAAGCAG GAGTGGGGAGCAATTTGGAGGCTTCTCCTGCTGATGCTGCGTCAATTGCATCGAACATCAAATATCACGCAGAGTTCACGCCGTTGTTTTCCCCTGAGACCTTTGCTCCGTCGAAAGCTTTCTTTGCCACTGCGCAAAGCGTGCGGGATGCGCTTATTGTTAATTGGAATGCAACGTATGATCACTGCGAAAAAGTGAATGTGAAGCAAGCCTACTATTTGTCTATGGAATTTCTACAG GGTAGAGCCTTGCTGAATGCGATTGGTAATTTGGAGCTCACTGGTGAATATGCAGAGGCTCTGCAAAAGCTTGGTCATACTTTGGAAACTGTAGCTTCTCAG GAACCAGATGCTGCTCTTGGAAATGGTGGTCTAGGCCGGCTTGCTTCCTGTTTTCTGGACTCTTTGGCAACCTTGAATTATCCAGCATCAGGCTATGGCCTGAGGTACAAGTATGGCCTATTTAAGCAGCTAATTACCAAGGATGGCCAAGAGGAGGTTGCTGAAAATTGGCTTGAA ATTGGAAATCCTTGGGAAATTGTTAGAAATGATATCGCCTATCCAGTCAAATTTTTTGGAAAAGTCGTGACTGGTTCGGATGGGAATAAGAACTGGATCGGTGGGGAAGATATACTGGCTGTTGCATATGATGTGCCAATACCAGGATATAAGACCAAAACAACAATCAGTCTCAGGTTGTGGTCCACCAAAGTTCCTTCTGACCAACTGGATTTATGCGCCTTCAATGCTGGAGAACACACTAAAGCATGTCAGGCCAAAGCTAACGCAGAGAAA ATCTGCTATATTCTTTACCCTGGGGATGAATCTGAAGAAGGAAAGATTCTTCGACTAAAACAACAATATACACTATGCTCGGCTTCTCTCCAAGACATTATTGCCCGGTTTGAGAGGAGATCTGGTGGAAATGTGAGATGGGAAGAGCTTCCTGATAAAGTTGCTGTTCAGATGAATGACACACATCCTACACTATGTATCCCAGAACTTGTGAGAATTTTGATGGACTTGAAGAGCTTGAATTGGGAAACTGCTTGGAGGATTACCCAGAG AACTGTGGCGTATACGAACCACACTGTTTTGCCTGAGGCCCTGGAGAAATGGAGTTATGATTTAATGCAAAGTCTGCTTCCAAGACATGTAGAGATCATAGAGATGATCGATGAACAG CTAATTGGAGAAATAATATCAGAATACGGAACATCAACTCCAGATATTTTGAAAAAGAAATTGGAAGCAATGAGAATTTTGGAAAATCTTGATCTGCCTGCTTCTGTTGTCGAATTATTTGCCAAAGAAAATGTAAGCCATATGGATGAGACAGTTGAGGAAGTGGAATCTATTGTTGAAGTCAAAACTACTGAAAAAGATGACAAGGAAAcaccaaagaagaaaaaagttgTAAATAAGGAACCTGCTCCTCTACCACCAAAAATGGTCCGGATGGCTAACCTTAGTGTTGTTGGTGGTCATGCTGTGAATGGGGTGGCCGAGATCCACAGTGAAATAGTTAAAGGAGAAGTATTTAATGATTTTTTCCAG GTGTGGCCTAAGAAGTTTCAGAATAAAACAAATGGGGTAACCCCCAGGAGGTGGATCCATTTCTGCAACCCAGATCTAAGCGCTGTAATAACTAAGTGGATTGGAACTGACGACTGGGTTCTGAAAACTGAGAAATTGGCAGAACTGCGGAAG TTCGCAGATAATAAGGATCTCCATATTGAATGGACTGCTGCaaaaaaatccaacaaaattaaGGTTGCATCACTCATTAAACAAAGAACTGGATATTCAGTTAACCCTGATGCAATGTTTGACATCCAG GTGAAACGTATTCATGAATATAAGCGGCAACTATTAAACATTTTGGGAATTGTTTATcgttataaaaaaatgaaagaaatgaCTGCAGCTGAAAGAGAAGCAAAGTTTGTTCCGCGAGTATGTATGTTTGGAGGAAAAGCATTTGCAACTTACGTACAAGCCAAGAGAATTGTAAAATTTATAACAGATGTTGGGGCCACCATAAATCATGATCCAGATATTGGCGACTTGTTGAAG GTCATATTCGTTCCAGATTACAATGTGAGTGTCGCTGAATTGTTAATTCCGGCAAGTGAGCTTTCACAACATATCAG TACTGCTGGTATGGAGGCCAGTGGAACCAGCAATATGAAGTTTGCAATGAATGGCTGTGTCTTGATCGGGACGCTGGATGGTGCCAATGTGGAAATTAGGCAGGAAGTAGGAGATGACAACTTTTTCCTCTTTGGTGCTCAAGCCCCTGAGATAGCAGGACTTCGAAAGGAAAGAGCAGAGGGCAAG TTTGTACCAGATCCACGCTTCGAAGAAGTGAAAAAGTTTGTGAGAAGTGGTGCTTTTGGCGCTTATAACTACGACGAACTGCTAGGTTCTCTGGAAGGCAACGAAGGATTCGGGCGTGGGGACTACTTTCTGGTGGGCAAGGATTTCCCTAGCTATATCGAATGCCAAGAGAGAGTGGATGAAGCTTATCGAGATCAAAAG AGATGGACGAAGATGTCGATATTGAATACGGCTGGTTCCTACAAGTTCAGCAGCGATAGAACGATTCACGAGTATGCAAGGGAGATTTGGAACATCAACCCCTTGCAAATAAATTAG